CTGCGCAACCGGGAGCGGATCGTCACCGCCGCGCGGGAGATGTTCGTGGAGTTCGGCCCCGAGGTGCCGCTCGACGAGATCGCCCGCCGGGCGGGCGTCGGCAACGCCACGCTGTACCGCAACTTCCCCGACCGGGACGCACTGGTCCGCGAGGTCGTCTGCTCGGTCATGGACCGTACGGCGCTCGCGGCCGAGGCCGCGCTCACCGAGACCGGTGACGCGTTCGAGGCGCTGTCGCGCTTCGTGCACACCTCGGCCGACGAACGGGTCAGCGCGCTCTGCCCGATGGTCCAGAGCACGTTCGACAAGCACCACCCCGACCTGGAGGCGGCGCGCGAGCGTCTGGAGGAGCAGGTCGAAGGCATCATGAAGCGCGCCCGGGACGCCGGGCAGCTCCGCGCCGACGTGGGCGTCGGAGACCTGATGATCGCCGTCAGTCAACTCAGCAGGCCGCCGGCCGGCACCCAGTGCGCGGGCGTCGACCGCTTCGTCCACCGCCACCTGCAACTGTTCCTGGACGGGCTGCGCGCCCCGGCCCCCTCCGAACTGCCCGGTGCACCCGTGACCGTGGAGGACCTACGGAGGCCCTGCTCGCCCTGACCCAGCGGCCCTGACCCACCCCGGCCCCGACCCACCGACCCCACGGCTGTCGACGACGACAGGCCGCTACCCCCCGACGCCCTTTTTCACCACCTGACACCGATCGCCACCGATTGCCGGCGATCGCCACCGATCTTTCCGTCCCGAAGTCCCGAAGTCCCGAAGTCCCGTAGTCCCAAAGTCCTGAAGTCCCGTAGTCACGAAGTCCCGAAGTGGGTATCCCCATGTCCGAAACAGTCGGCACATCCAAGACATCTCGGATGTCCAAGACATCCGAGAGCAACGACGCGCACGCCACCCGCTGGAAAGCGCTCGTCTTCATCGCCCTGGCCCAGCTGATGGTCGTGCTCGACGCCACCATCGTGAACATCGCCCTCCCGTCCGCCCAGCAGGACCTCGGGATATCGGACGGCAACCGCCAGTGGGTCATCACCGCGTACGCGCTGGCCTTCGGTGGTCTGCTCCTCTTCGGCGGCCGTATCTCCGACATCTGGGGCCGCAAGCGCACCTTCGTCACCGGTCTGATCGGCTTCGCCGGTGCCTCCGCGCTGGGTGGCGCGGCCACCGGTGAGGCGATGATGCTGGGCGCCCGCGCGCTCCAGGGCGCCTTCGGCGCGCTGCTCGCGCCCGCCGCGCTCTCCCTCCTCGCGGTGATGTTCACCGACGCCAAGGAGCGCGCCAAGGCGTTCGGCATCTACGGCGCGATCGCCGGTGGCGGCGGCGCCGTGGGCCTCATCCTCGGCGGTTTCCTCACCGAGTACCTGGACTGGCGCTGGACGTTCTTCGTCAACATCCCGTTCGCGATCATCGCGGCGGTCGGCGCGTACCTCGTCATCCGTGAGCCCGAGGGCGGCCGCAACCGCTCCCCGCTCGACATCCCCGGCGTGGTGCTGTCCACCCTGGGCCTGGTCTCCCTCGTCTACGGCTTCACGCGGGCCGAGTCCGACGGCTGGGGCGACTCGATGACGATCACCCTGTTCGTCGCCTCGGCGGTGCTCCTCGCGGCCTTCGTGTTCGTCGAGTCCAAGGTGAAGGCCCCGCTGCTGCCCCTGCGTGTGCTCCTGGAGCGCAACCGCGGCGGTGTCTACCTCTCCCTCGGCCTCGCGATCATCGCGATGTTCGGCCTGTTCCTCTTCCTCACCTACTACCTGCAGATCGTGAAGGGGTACTCCCCGGTCAAGACCGGTTTCGCCTTCCTGCCCATGATCGCGGGCATGATCATCGGCTCGACCCAGATCGGCACCCGGCTGATGACCCGGGTCGCGCCGCGCCTGCTGATGGCCCCCGGCTTCCTGGTCGCCGGCCTCGGCATGCTGCTGCTGACGCAGATGGAGGTCGACTCCTCGTACGCCGCCCTGCTCCTGCCGGCCCAGCTGCTGCTCGGCCTCGGTATGGGTACGGCGTTCATGCCGGCGATGTCCCTGGCGACCCACGGCGTCGAAGCACGTGACGCGGGCGTGGCCTCCGCCATGGTCAACACCTCCCAGCAGGTCGGCGGCGCCATCGGTACGGCTCTGCTGAACACGATCGCGGCCTCGGCCACCACGTCCTACATCGCGGACCACATAGGATCGGCCACCTCGAAGCCGGCCGCCCAGCTGGTCCAGCTGGAGGGCATGGTCAACGGCTACACCAACGCCATCTGGTTCGCCGTGGCCATCCTCGTGGCCTCCGCCGCCATCGCCTTCACCCTCGTCACGACGGGCAAGCCCGACATGACGGCGACGACGGCCGAGGGCGAGGACGCGACGAACGAGGTCAAGGTCCCGGTGATCGCCCACTGAGGGACGATCTCGACGCACGACTACGGGGCGGGGGCGGGACAGCGGCGAAGCCGCTTGTCCCGCCCCCGCCCCGTCAGGCATGCGGGGAACCGTGCGACCGGTCCCCACCGGCCCCGCGGGTCCCCACCACGGAAATCCCTCCTACCGCACAAGCCCTCTTACCGCACAGGCCCTCCTACCGCAGCCAAGGCAGGTCCGCCCCCGCCTCGCTCGGCTGCAACCCCTCCGCCACGATCTCCATGATCTCGCCGAGGGCCTTCTGCTGCTCCGCCGAGAGCCGGTCGAACAGTGCCTGCCGCACCGCCGCCACATGCCCCGGCGCGCTCTTCGAGAGCATCTCGTACCCGCCGTCGGTGAGCACCGTGAACTGCCCCCGCTTGTCCGAGGGGCAGTCCTCGCGCCGCACCCATCCGTTCTTCTCCAGCCGCGCCACGGCGTGCGACAGCCGCGACCGCGTGATCTTCGTCTGCATCGCCAGTTCCGTCATCCGCAGCCGCCGCTGCGGCGCCGAGGACAGCACCACCAGCAGGTGGTAGTAGAGGTGCGGCATGCCCGCGTCGCGCTGCAGCTGACGGTCGAGATGGTCCTCGAACAGGGCTGTCGCGTGCACATAGGCGAGCCAGGTGCGCTGCTCCTCGTCGGTGAGCCAGCGGGGTTCTTCCTCAGCGGATGGGGTCGTCATGCCCCCACTGTACGAGGCTCCTTCTTGAAATTTGAACTATAGAGATGTAAGGTGAAGCAATAAATATTGAGACTTCAACTACTGGGGAGTTAGCGGAGTCTCAGGTAGACAGAAGCGACCGCCGGGCCCGCCGAAGCGTGTGAGGCGTATGTGTCGTGCGGATCGCGTGCGTATACGGGTGTATACGCGTGTAAAGAGGGAGTCACCCCTATGTCCGCCGCCACCGCCGAGCGCATGCCCGCCCTGTATCTGAGCCACGGGGCCCCGCCGCTCGCCGACGACCCGATCTGGCCCGGCGAACTCGCCGCCTGGGCCGCGACCCTGCCCCGCCCCAAGGCCGTCCTCATGGTCTCCGCCCACTGGGAGGAGGCCCCCCTCGCCCTCGGCGCGGTCGATCCCGTCCCCCTCGTCTACGACTTCTGGGGCTTCCCCGAGCACTACTACACGGTGAAGTACGGCGCCCCGGGCGCCCCCGAGCTGGCCGCCTCGGTCCGCAAGCTCCTCCAGGCCCCCGGCACCCCCGTCCAGGACATCCCGGACCGGGGTCTCGACCACGGCGCGTACGTCCCCCTCGTCGAGATGTTCCCGGACGCCGACATCCCGGTCCTGCAGATCTCCATGCCGACGCTGGACCCCGTGAGGCTGATGGACATCGGCCGCAGGCTCGCGCCGCTGCGCGACGAGGGCGTGCTGATCATCGGCTCCGGCTTCTTCACCCACAACCTCGCCGCCCTCCGCCAGCCCGGCATCCCCACCTGGTCCGCCGAGTTCGACGACTGGGGCCGGCGTGCCCTCGAATCCCGCGACTGGGACGGCCTCCTCGACTTCCTCCACAAGTCCCCGGCCGGACAGCTGGCCCACCCCCGCACCGAGCACTTCGCCCCGCTCTTCGTCACGATGGGCGCGGCCGAGGCCGCCGGTGAGCTGGACGCCCAGAGGTCGGTGATCGACGGCTTCTGGCTGGGCCTGGCGAAGCGGTCGGTGCAGTTCGGCTAGGCGCCGCCTCGGCCGGGGTCGCTTACCCGGGAGGTCATCGACCCCGGCCCCGCCGCCTGTCAGGCTCGACGGCGTACGGAACCCGACCGAGCCGACCGACCGGAGGGACGCCCATGCCCGCCTATGCCATCGCCCATCTGCAGGACGCCGCCCCGCACCCGGAGATCGCCGAGTACATCGAGCGCATCCCCGCCACCTTCGAACCGTACGGCGGCCGCTTCCTCGTCCATGTCGCCGCGCACGAGGTGAAGGAGGGGAGCTGGCCCGGAGCGGTCGTGATGATCGGCTTCCCCGGCATCGCGGAGGCGCGGAGCTGGTGGGACTCGCCCGCGTACCAGGAGATCGCCCCGCTGCGGTCACGCCACATCGAGGGCGACATCATCCTGGTCGAAGGGGTCCCCGAGGGCTACGACCCCGCCACCACGGCGAACGCGATGAGGCAGGCCCTGTCCGCGGAGGGGTGAGCGGGCCCCGGCCCCCTCACAGCCCCTTCTCGTACCAGGCCACGTCCCAGTACCGCCCGAACTTCCGCCCGACCTCCCGGTACGTGCCGACGTACCGGAACCCGAACCGCTCGTGCAGCCGCGTCGACGCCTCGTTCGGCTGGGCGATGCCCGCGTAGGCGCGATGCACGTCCTCGTCGGCGAGTGCCTCGAACAGCGCCTTGTACAGCAGTGTGCCCACGCCCCGGCCGCCCGCGTCCGGGGCGAGGTACACGGACACCTCCACCGAGGTGTCGTACGCCGGTTTTCCGCGAAACGCGCTGCTCGTGGCGTATCCAAGAATCCGCTGTGAGTCGCCCGAGGTGGCAACCATCAGGCGGTGCGGGCCGTCTTCAGGGTGGGAGAGCAGCCAAGGGCGGCGCTCTTCCGGAGTGAACACAGCGGTATCGAATGTGATCGGCGTCTCACGGACGTAGTGGTTGTAGAGGTCGGTGAGGGCGGCGAGGTCGGTCTCGACTCCCGGTCTGACCTGCACCTCTG
The Streptomyces griseiscabiei DNA segment above includes these coding regions:
- a CDS encoding TetR/AcrR family transcriptional regulator translates to METATATATSVRRKVPRPRADALRNRERIVTAAREMFVEFGPEVPLDEIARRAGVGNATLYRNFPDRDALVREVVCSVMDRTALAAEAALTETGDAFEALSRFVHTSADERVSALCPMVQSTFDKHHPDLEAARERLEEQVEGIMKRARDAGQLRADVGVGDLMIAVSQLSRPPAGTQCAGVDRFVHRHLQLFLDGLRAPAPSELPGAPVTVEDLRRPCSP
- a CDS encoding MFS transporter, giving the protein MSKTSESNDAHATRWKALVFIALAQLMVVLDATIVNIALPSAQQDLGISDGNRQWVITAYALAFGGLLLFGGRISDIWGRKRTFVTGLIGFAGASALGGAATGEAMMLGARALQGAFGALLAPAALSLLAVMFTDAKERAKAFGIYGAIAGGGGAVGLILGGFLTEYLDWRWTFFVNIPFAIIAAVGAYLVIREPEGGRNRSPLDIPGVVLSTLGLVSLVYGFTRAESDGWGDSMTITLFVASAVLLAAFVFVESKVKAPLLPLRVLLERNRGGVYLSLGLAIIAMFGLFLFLTYYLQIVKGYSPVKTGFAFLPMIAGMIIGSTQIGTRLMTRVAPRLLMAPGFLVAGLGMLLLTQMEVDSSYAALLLPAQLLLGLGMGTAFMPAMSLATHGVEARDAGVASAMVNTSQQVGGAIGTALLNTIAASATTSYIADHIGSATSKPAAQLVQLEGMVNGYTNAIWFAVAILVASAAIAFTLVTTGKPDMTATTAEGEDATNEVKVPVIAH
- a CDS encoding MarR family winged helix-turn-helix transcriptional regulator, whose amino-acid sequence is MTTPSAEEEPRWLTDEEQRTWLAYVHATALFEDHLDRQLQRDAGMPHLYYHLLVVLSSAPQRRLRMTELAMQTKITRSRLSHAVARLEKNGWVRREDCPSDKRGQFTVLTDGGYEMLSKSAPGHVAAVRQALFDRLSAEQQKALGEIMEIVAEGLQPSEAGADLPWLR
- a CDS encoding dioxygenase family protein; the encoded protein is MSAATAERMPALYLSHGAPPLADDPIWPGELAAWAATLPRPKAVLMVSAHWEEAPLALGAVDPVPLVYDFWGFPEHYYTVKYGAPGAPELAASVRKLLQAPGTPVQDIPDRGLDHGAYVPLVEMFPDADIPVLQISMPTLDPVRLMDIGRRLAPLRDEGVLIIGSGFFTHNLAALRQPGIPTWSAEFDDWGRRALESRDWDGLLDFLHKSPAGQLAHPRTEHFAPLFVTMGAAEAAGELDAQRSVIDGFWLGLAKRSVQFG
- a CDS encoding DUF1330 domain-containing protein encodes the protein MPAYAIAHLQDAAPHPEIAEYIERIPATFEPYGGRFLVHVAAHEVKEGSWPGAVVMIGFPGIAEARSWWDSPAYQEIAPLRSRHIEGDIILVEGVPEGYDPATTANAMRQALSAEG
- a CDS encoding GNAT family N-acetyltransferase, coding for MSAKSAEVQVRPGVETDLAALTDLYNHYVRETPITFDTAVFTPEERRPWLLSHPEDGPHRLMVATSGDSQRILGYATSSAFRGKPAYDTSVEVSVYLAPDAGGRGVGTLLYKALFEALADEDVHRAYAGIAQPNEASTRLHERFGFRYVGTYREVGRKFGRYWDVAWYEKGL